The Trichocoleus desertorum ATA4-8-CV12 nucleotide sequence ATTTCTGGCGGCACGAGGCACACCACCACTTCTTTTAGTCGGCGTGATCGTCTTAGGCAGTCTGGCGACCAGTGCCGCTGGCTGTGTGGTGAATGACTTGTGGGACCGCAACATTGACCCCAAAGTGCAGCGCACCCGCGATCGCCCCCTCGCCTCTCGTGCCCTTTCCGTCAAAACGGGGTTTGTGGTGCTGCTAGTTTCATTGCTCTGTGCTTGGGGCTTAGCCTTGTATCTCAACGCATTAAGTTTTTGGCTCTGCGTTGCAGCCGTTCCAGTCATCCTGTTATATCCCTCAGCCAAGCGAGTGTTTCCTGTCCCCCAACTGGTCCTCTCGATCGCCTGGGGTTTTGCAGTGCTGATTAGCTGGAGCGCCGTCACAGGACGCTTAGAATTTCCCACCTGGTTGTTGTGGGGAGCCACCGTCCTGTGGACGCTAGGTTTTGATACCGTTTACGCCATGCCCGATCGCGAAGACGATCGCCGAATTGGGGTGAACTCCAGTGCTTTATTCTTTGGCCCTAGAACTGCCTCTGCGATTGGTTTGTTCTACATCGGCACCGCCCTATTGTTGGCTTGGCTGGGCTTAGAGATGCAGCTTCACTTCAGCTTTTGGCTCACTTGGGCGATCGCAGTTGCAGGTTGGGCTTGGCAATCGATCCGCCTCCGCCAAAACCATCTCCCTCCAGCCACCTACGGCCAAATGTTCCGCCAAAATGTCTGGTTAGGCTTTATCTTGCTCGTAGGAATGGTAGCAGGTGCAATCCTGTAGGGTGCGTTGAAACGCACCACCCACTCACGTCAAGTAGCCTTGCGCTCCAACCACATCGTCACCGGGCCATCATTCTCGATCGCGACTTCCATCACGGCTCCGAATTTCCCAGTTTCTACCTTGAGACCACTTTGGCGAAGTTTAGCCACAAATTGTTCATAGAGTTGTTCC carries:
- a CDS encoding 4-hydroxybenzoate solanesyltransferase — protein: MLTQPEQQPEPTWLTVIRLLRWDKPEGRLILMLPALWAVFLAARGTPPLLLVGVIVLGSLATSAAGCVVNDLWDRNIDPKVQRTRDRPLASRALSVKTGFVVLLVSLLCAWGLALYLNALSFWLCVAAVPVILLYPSAKRVFPVPQLVLSIAWGFAVLISWSAVTGRLEFPTWLLWGATVLWTLGFDTVYAMPDREDDRRIGVNSSALFFGPRTASAIGLFYIGTALLLAWLGLEMQLHFSFWLTWAIAVAGWAWQSIRLRQNHLPPATYGQMFRQNVWLGFILLVGMVAGAIL